TGCTGCCGGTGCAATCCTTACCGCTGCCGTTCTCGCCGCGCTTGGCATTGAAGCGACGGGTATAGCGGTAGTCCACCAGGGTGTTGTAGTTGTCGGCTACTTCGAGATAGATCGAGCCTCCATCACCACCATCACCACCATCAGGCCCGCCCTTGGGAATGAACTTCTCCCGGCGAAAGCTCATGCAGCCATTGCCACCATCGCCGGCCTTGACCGTAATGGATACTTCATCAACGAATTTCATCTAGCTCCCTCCCGCTACGGGATGGATTGAGGTTGCTACAAAAAGGACAAACAAAAAAGCCCCGTCGTCAGACAGGGCTTTTTCGAACCAGGGTAGTATCAGGCTTCTACGACATTCACGTAGCGACGACCGAACTTGCCCTTCACTTCGAACTTGATCACGCCAGCCGCTTTAGCAAACAGGGTGTGATCCTTGCCCATGCCGACGTTCTTGCCGGGATGGAATTCAGTGCCACGCTGACGAACAATGATGTTGCCAGGAATGATGGACTGACCGCCGTACATTTTAACGCCAAGGCGTTTGGATTCTGAATCGCGACCGTTGCGCGTGGAACCGCCTGCTTTTTTGTGTGCCATGGGTGTTTATCTCCTCAATGGGCTTAGGCAGAGATGCCGGTAATCTTGATTTCGGTGTACCACTGACGGTGGCCCTGACGCTTCATGTGGTGCTTACGACGACGGAACTTGATGATCCGGATCTTATCGCCACGGCCATGAGCGCTGACTTCAGCAGTCACCTTGGCACCTTCAACAATCGGCGCACCGATGCTGA
This genomic stretch from Halopseudomonas pelagia harbors:
- the rplU gene encoding 50S ribosomal protein L21, whose product is MYAVIVTGGKQYKVTEGEYLRVEKLDVETGASIDFDRVLLIGNGDDISIGAPIVEGAKVTAEVSAHGRGDKIRIIKFRRRKHHMKRQGHRQWYTEIKITGISA
- the rpmA gene encoding 50S ribosomal protein L27 — encoded protein: MAHKKAGGSTRNGRDSESKRLGVKMYGGQSIIPGNIIVRQRGTEFHPGKNVGMGKDHTLFAKAAGVIKFEVKGKFGRRYVNVVEA